The DNA region GGAGATCCGAGGGGTCCACCAGCCTCAACACCCAGGACTCACAGATGCCAACTCCAGATGCTACTGTTGGCTCTGTGGGACCTCGAGCAGGGTTGTCAGGCTAAGCAATCCCCACCTCTACCTCCTCAGGGAACTCAGAGAGTGACAGCCTTGGTCAGAGCGGAAGACTCACATAGGCAGAGAACATGGGCCCAGGTCTTGTGAAGTGCAGGTGGGGACCACCAAGAGGACTTTGCCCCACCTTAACCAAGCTCTGGGTCTGATTATGCTAAGTATCCTTCTCCCCCacagttttctctttctcccctcagAGAAAGCCACAAGTTACCACAGGTGGCCAAGGCATGCAAGGATGAGTGAACACTCCTAATGAGTGTTTGGGTACAGTCTGAACATGTAGTATACAGAGGGAAAGGGCTGTTACAGAGATCATACTGTTGGCTTGGATCTGACATTTCCTAGTTGCATGACTCTGGGCCtgttacttgacctctctgaggcTCCATTTCCTCATGGGAATAATAGTAGTTGCATGTGCCTCACTGGGTTATAAGGATCCAATGGAATGTACATTAGGTAGCAAGGTATCTGACACTTAAGCCATAGCTACTGCAGTTTACAGAAAAGTGTGTTTTGTCTAACAGAATGTCTGAAATCTAATGAACTTTCATAATAATCCATCTGTGGCTTTTGGCTTCTGCAGGAAATAATCTATTACCAGCAAGTGGTGGACTTCCTTGTCAGATGCTGCAAAGCATGGGCTAAAACACCTCCTGAGTTAAATGCCCATTAAACTGTACAGGCAGCTAGGGTGAGCTAGAGAGCAACTGAAGATTTTATTTGGCCATAAGTAATACTCAGCTGCTGATGTGAATGCCTTGGGACCGCTAAATAGCCTATTTCAGCTTGAGACTGTCCTGGAACCCAAGAATACTTTCATAAGGCCCCTGAGGCATAATAATTGAAGAACTGTGTTCATCAGACAACAGTAGAATTTCCATaacacccctctttccctctgcatGCTGCATTTTTAGACTGTACCTGAAGACTCAGGGATATTCACCCATCCTCACATACCTCCGCCACCTGAGGCAGCCACAGTTTTCTTCCCCACTGGTTTATAACAATTCCCATATCCTGTTGGTATCTAAAGCAAGACCCACACAGAGTGCATGGAAAATGAGGAAACAGTTTATTAAACAGCTAAAAGGAGCAAAAATAGTGGATTGATTTACATTTGTTACACACCAAGCAGGAAAGGCTACAGCCATTCCAAATGTCTCCTTTCCCTCAGACAGAGCTGTCTGGCTGGACGCCAGAGTCAGACTCAAGTCACACATGTGGTGGACATCAGGTGATCCCAGCTTAGACAAGTTAGCAGATGCTGGCCTTAAACCCCCCACTCTTTCCCTAGATGAGAATGTCAGTGCTCCTTTTACCCTCCTTTAACAAATGGCCTAATTGTTTCCAGGAAGAAGGGTGTTACCTGTAGGATCTGCTTTCTTCCCCTTTGACTCATGGCTTCACCACCAGCTTTTGGAGCAACTGTCCTTCTAGTTAAAAACATGGACCCAGCCAGAAGCTTTCTTGCTGGGGCAGACAAAAGCCTAAGATCTTCTCATATACACAGTTCCACTGATTCCTAGTCTCAGCAACTTCCTCCAGTGTTCCAGTTTCAAGtcatgctttataattttctggcaAGCCAATATTCCCAGAATGTTAGAAACACACAGACCATTTCTTGCTTATTGTAGGTGTTCTGGAAGTAGCTGCTACTATGTATGCggagaaattaaaaaggaaatggtGATATCCTGTTAAGGAGTGGCACCACAGTGGATGGGACAGTATGCCACCAACTTCTACTTCTGCAATGAACACATATGTCTCCAGTACaagcttgtaaaaaaaaatattttaacagaataTACTGTACAGAACTAGGGTTTAACATGGTATTTTACaatgctaaaatatttatataaatactatacaagcaaggagtcactccaTTAGAAAGGGCTCACCAATGGGGCCATTAAAAACTGCTGTCAGCATGCCCAAAAAGAAACTACTTCCACAGCAGAAACACGAACAATAATGATGATGTGGATATACACGTGGTGCCAGAGAGGCCTATTTACAGTTCCTACCAACTACGCCACAACAGGAATATCGGAGCTAAGCGGTGAGGCTAGCCcagtttaaaaatacaatttcaaataacACTTTTGATAGGTATTTTAGCACTTTGAAAAAACAGCTCTGTAGATGttacttctcttgcctgatcagcCCACCACCAGTGGTTCTGAACTGGCTTGATCTTTCCCTCTCATATACACTTCATCTATTGCATCCACATCCTCTGACACGCCCCAAGCCACACCACATGATCCAATCATCTGCTACCTGTGTGTCCCATTGTGGCGAGTCACTGGTAGGCACTGAGTGCAAACAAGGCATGAGATTGAAGTGCTTGGAGCTCCAGCTCCACTTCCAGTTCTAGGGGGTGAACAAGGAGGCAGAGGAAGGTACAGGAGTGCATGCGTCCCAGTGCACTTGTGTTCTGCCCCAGGAAGTGCTGTTTAATCTGGCATTTCAATGTTTAATTTGGGAGGTGGGAGGACATACTTCCCAGGGCTCTGGGTGATAACTACCCTGGTCTTCTTTCGAAACAGAGGAGCAATTTTAGGAGGTTCTGGAACTGgggtttcttcagtttcttcattatcTTCATGATGCAGGTCATAAGAAATGTTTCCATATTCTCTCAAAAATGGGAAGACTTCAAGGAGAAACTGACAGAAATCCTTACGAATACCAAACCACCCTGCAAAagaagaatgtatttttaaaagtacaagtcTTTGTAATACATTTCATGTTACTTTTCCTTCCTGAATGAGAATTTTTATCCTGGTATCTTGGAAATAAAGACTGAGCAAGTCCTAAATACCCACTAAGGACAAGAAGTCATATCTGAGCTCCATGATTCCAGATTGAGCTCCCAGAGGGGTTCCCAGACCAGCTGTGATACTGTCCCTAGGACCTCAGTAGGGATACAATCTCAGCCCAGCCCATATTTCTTAAATCAGAATTGGCCCTCCTGGGGATTCTGATGGGTGCTCCAGTTTGAGTACTTGCTCTAGTGAGTCTCAAATACCTGTGACATCTAGACTCTGTGGACATCCTCTAATCTTCCCCACCCACGATAAACTTATGTATGACAAAGAGTGGTATCCAAGGAAGTATTTCTGTAATTTCTCGCAATCCAGGAGGATGAAAGATACATGTTGGTTTAGGCTAGGAGGTGGCCTGAGCTTAAGGGGCCACCTCAAAGCTACTTCTCAGAGGTCTGCTCTTCCTGTGTACCATAGGACCTGAAGTTAATGCTGGCACACAACACACCCTTCCACTGGCTTCCAGAGGGCATGTTCAGGGACTACATGCAAAGGAGCTCATAGTCTAGTGAGGTAAAGACCCTCTTCATAGATCCCTTCAAACCTGAGTATCACAGCATGtaagtgaagaaaaagagaacaagcaGGGCACCACTGACAAGACCCGGTGACATCAAAAATGACACTGGGGAAAGCGAGTTGGAAATAGGACCTAGACCTCCTGGCATTCAATGAGCAATTTGGATTTTCATCTAATCCTCAGGATCCCCTGAAAAATAGATATCTTAATTTCCATGTTGCAGAGGACAGGATGGGCTCAGATAGGCTATCTGCCATGATCAGTCCTACCTCAAACTTTAGTGTACTGCTTTGGAGGTCATGGTGCAGGGCATGGAAATCAAGGTTGACAGTACAGCCTTCCCTTAGAAGATTCCAGGCCTTCCTGAGCACCAGCTTTCCAATGTAAACTCCCTAATTGGGGCCCTCAGGCTCATCCTTTCATAGAGCAGGTCCTTATGTgcgggcacccccccccccaaggattTCTGAAATGCTGAGTACATACAGTGGTTTCCTCCCTTCTGTCCAAATGTGGTTGCCATCAGAGTGATCAAGGAAAGCCAAAGGGGGACAAATATTGGGATACAAGAGAATGCATTGTGGCCATCCAGTTTGTGAACCAACAGGAtctaagaaaagagaaacagttgAGGTTCTTGGATACAGCATCAGAAAATGAACAATGTCAGAAGCCAGCGTGCTCTTCCCTTATCAGTTCTCATAAGGGGGGAAGTCAGCTCCACAGAAGACCACAAAAACCCTCTACTTTAGAGGAAACAAAATCCACCCATCTGCAAAGTATTCAACActaggattgttttgggaaactCCTCCTTGTGTTGGTTCTGAGGAGTCAACAATGCCCATCCTATAATTCTCCCCAGAATTCATACACGAAAATACAACCACCAATTTCTCTTTGTAGAAGTAGACAAATTAATGCATATAGATGCATCATACCTAGAAAGGTACATTTCTCACTGACAGCCCCCACCACCTGTGAAGAAACAACTTTCTAATTTTACTGTTATTGTCTCTTGGTGTACTCTCCAAGAGTTAACTCATGGTGATTTTCAGGGAGAGTGGACTGACCTTATAGTTACATAGAGTGCTGTCATAGGAAAGCCTTGAAAGTTCTATTGTCAAAAGCTTACCTCAAAAGTAAGGAGAGGCACGACAATGGTCATCCAGCTCAGTGCCATTGTTATGTGTGTCCTTCGCTGTTCTGCAATCACATCCATGGATCGCAGAAATAGGACAGACCACACAATATAATAGAGAACCACCAGGCACAGAAAGGACATGAGAATCCACAGGGGGACACACACAAcctaagggaaggagaaaaaatgtCTTTATAGTAGTTTAGTTTCTACCTCAGCATCTGAGGGGAAACATGGTAAACCCCTTGCAGGATATCTGTGGTGAAGATAGTGCAAGTACTAACTAGGATAACCCTACATGCTGGGAATGCTGTGAGGACACACAGTACACTCACTGTGAGACCTGCCACCTGCCCTGGAAGTTTTCCACCATGGGTAAC from Saccopteryx leptura isolate mSacLep1 chromosome X, mSacLep1_pri_phased_curated, whole genome shotgun sequence includes:
- the TMEM185A gene encoding transmembrane protein 185A isoform X1, encoding MNLRGLFQDFNPSKFLIYACLLLFSVLLALRLDGIIQWSYWAVFAPIWLWKLMVIVGASVGTGVWARNPQYRAEGETCVEFKAMLIAVGIHLLLLMFEVLVCDRIERGSHFWLLVFMPLFFVSPVSVAACVWGFRHDRSLELEILCSVNILQFIFIALRLDKIIHWPWLVVCVPLWILMSFLCLVVLYYIVWSVLFLRSMDVIAEQRRTHITMALSWMTIVVPLLTFEILLVHKLDGHNAFSCIPIFVPLWLSLITLMATTFGQKGGNHWWFGIRKDFCQFLLEVFPFLREYGNISYDLHHEDNEETEETPVPEPPKIAPLFRKKTRVVITQSPGKYVLPPPKLNIEMPD
- the TMEM185A gene encoding transmembrane protein 185A isoform X3; the encoded protein is MNLRGLFQDFNPRAEGETCVEFKAMLIAVGIHLLLLMFEVLVCDRIERGSHFWLLVFMPLFFVSPVSVAACVWGFRHDRSLELEILCSVNILQFIFIALRLDKIIHWPWLVVCVPLWILMSFLCLVVLYYIVWSVLFLRSMDVIAEQRRTHITMALSWMTIVVPLLTFEILLVHKLDGHNAFSCIPIFVPLWLSLITLMATTFGQKGGNHWWFGIRKDFCQFLLEVFPFLREYGNISYDLHHEDNEETEETPVPEPPKIAPLFRKKTRVVITQSPGKYVLPPPKLNIEMPD
- the TMEM185A gene encoding transmembrane protein 185A isoform X2, with translation MVIVGASVGTGVWARNPQYRAEGETCVEFKAMLIAVGIHLLLLMFEVLVCDRIERGSHFWLLVFMPLFFVSPVSVAACVWGFRHDRSLELEILCSVNILQFIFIALRLDKIIHWPWLVVCVPLWILMSFLCLVVLYYIVWSVLFLRSMDVIAEQRRTHITMALSWMTIVVPLLTFEILLVHKLDGHNAFSCIPIFVPLWLSLITLMATTFGQKGGNHWWFGIRKDFCQFLLEVFPFLREYGNISYDLHHEDNEETEETPVPEPPKIAPLFRKKTRVVITQSPGKYVLPPPKLNIEMPD